The Horticoccus luteus DNA window CGCTCCGGGCTCGGCGATTAAATACGCATTCGCACAGCCAATTCCGTGCGGCACAGAAAGCCTGTGCAGGCAAAATGGCAGCGGACCGGGCGCCGGCAACGGGTAGGCGCCCTGTGCCAGCATCGCGAGGCCGAGCTCGTTCAAATGCAGCACGGCGGCGAGGCGCGTCAGATCCTGCGCCGACAACTCGCTGCGATAATCGAGCGCATCGCGCAGTTTTCCTTCGGGCACCGCGGCCGCCGCGGCGGCTTGTTCGATCGTCAAATCTGCGAAATGCAGCGCCTTCTCGAGCACGTCGCCGAGCTCGTCTTCGAGCGGGGGCGGAGTGGCGAACGGCGACATGCGGCGATCCTACGACGTGGCGCCCCGCCGAAGCAAAATTGATTTTCCTTTTCCGGCCCGGTTACCAGCGTCAGCGCCATGGATTCACTCCAGCAGGAGGTCTTGGATATTTTCACCCGCACGAGAGCGTTGCTGCGCGGACATTTCGTGCTGCGCTCGGGTTTGCACAGCGGACATTTTTTCCAGTGCGCCCAAGTCTGCCAGCACATGGATGCGGTTGAGCGCCTGACTGAACTGCTCGTGGGCAAGCTCGCCGGCTTGGAGTTCAGCACGGTCCTCGCTCCGGCGATGGGCGGTCTCGTGCTCGGACAGGAGGTCGCTCGCCAGACGCGGCGGAGATATATTTTCGCCGAGAAGGAAAACAACGTCCTGGTGCTGCGCCGCGGTTTCACTTTCGCGCCGGGTGAACGCGTGCTGATCGTCGAGGATGTGGTGACGCGAGGCGGTCGCGTGCTCGAATGCCTCGACATCGTGCGGCGGATGGGCGCCGTGCCGGCCGGAGTCGCCATGCTGGTCGATCGCAGCGGCGGTGCGTTGCGCCTCGATGTCCCCGCGGTCTCGCTGTTGGAATTAAGCTTCCCCACCTACCCTGCTGACGCGCTTCCACCCGAGCTGGCGGGCATCCCGGTCGAAAAACCCGGGAGTTGAGCCGCACGGATCGGCGTTATTTCACCGCCACGGTGACATAACGAAACACTCCGCGGAAATAGACGAGGAACAGATTACGGCCCGGGCGAAGGGCCGCTCGGGCAGAGGCCGGATCGTTGATCGCAGTGCGGTTGATCTCCACGATGACCACGCCTTCGACCAACCGATCACGGTAGTCGGAATCGGGTGCGATGTTTGTGATGAGCACGCCGCCAATGCGCGGGTTCAACCCGAGCGAGCGTCGCACGTCGTCACTCACCGCCGCCACTTTAACGCCGGCGAGCAATTCGTCGGGTTGGTCGTCCAAGATGCCTACGGTCGCATTCAACACATGCTCGACGCCGTCGCGCATAACTTTGATCTGCACCGGCGCGCCCGGGCGTAGTTGCGCAACGTAAAGGCGCATCTCTTCGACGGAGGTCACCTTGCGATCGTTAATGCCGACGATCACGTCCGCCCGTTTGACACCGGCCTTCTGAGCCGGACCGCCCGGCGCGAGATCGGTGACGGCGAGGCCGCGCACATCCTTGGGCAACTTGAACGCTTCCGCGTTTTCCGGCCCGACAAGCTCAGTGGTCACGCCCAGATTTCCGCGGGTGACTTTTCCCGTTTCGATCAGCGAGGTCATGATCGAAGCCGCTAGATTCACGGGAATCGCAAAACCGATGCCGATGTTCGTGTGCGTATTGGAAAAAATCGCGCTGTTAATGCCGATCAAGCGCCCCTTGGCGTCGATCAACGCCCCTCCGGAATTGCCCGGGTTGATCGCTGCGTCCGTTTGAATGAAGCTCTCGTAGCCGGCGACGTCTTGCAGCAACCCAAGTTTGGTTCGGCCCTTGGCCGAGATGATCCCCATCGTCACCGTCTGGCCGACGTCGAGCGGGTTACCGACGGCGAAGACGATGTCGCCGACCCGAAGTTTATCGCTATCGGCCAACGTGACGAAGGGCAGATCGGCCACGTCGATTTTTATCACCGCAATATCCGTCTTGGGATCGGTGCCGATGACCTTGGCGATAAACTCCCGTCCGTCCGGGAGGAGCACCTTGAGTTCGTCCGCGTCAGCCACGACGTGGTTGTTGGTTAAAATATACCCGCCGGCGGACACAATCACGCCTGAGCCCAACCCCTCTTGCTTCGATTCGCGTTCCGGAACGGCCCCGCCAAAAAACTGCCGGAGAATCGGCGCCATCGGCACTTCCTCGCGGACGATCTTCGTCGAATAGACCGACACCACAGCGCGCTGCACCGGCTCCACGATATCGGCGTAACTCGTGACCAGCGCCGATTGACCTTCACCGACAGGCGAACGGTCGATCTTGAGCGCCGGCATCGGGTGTGAAACACCCGGCGAAGCTGCGCCGGCGGCCCCGATGCCGGTGGCCGGAACCAAGAGAGCCGACAGGGCGAAAATGAGCGGACGCAACATAGGCAAAAAGATCGGATCGGGAGCCCGCGCGGCGGACTAGAATCCTTTGATCTGAAACAGACTTGTCACGCTCTCGTCGCGGTTGATCCGGCAAATCGCTTCGCCCAGCAGTCGCGCGATGCTCAGCACCGTAATGGGCAGACCTTTCGTATCGATCGGAGTCGAATCGGTCGTGATGAGTTCGTCGATCAGGCCGGCTTTGAGGCGTTCGATGGCCACTTCGTTCAGGATGCAGTGGCTCACCGCCGCACGGACGCTCCGCGCGCCGTGCTCGCGCAATATCCGCGCCGCCGCGGTCAGCGTGCCCGCGGTCTCCGTAATGTCGTCGACCAGCAACACGTCGCACCCATCCACTTCACCAACGACATTGATTGCCTCGACGGTGGTCGCACTCTTCCGCTTCTTGGCCACCATACCCAAGCCCGCCCCGAGAACATCAGCGTAGGCGGCGGCCATCTTCATGCCGCCCACATCGGGCGAACAGACGACCAGATTCTCGCGCCGCACAGATTTAAGATACTCGAAGAAAACCGGCGAAGCATACAGATGATCGACCGGAATATCGAAGAACCCTTGGATCTGCTGGCTGTGTAGATCCATCGTCAAAATCCGCGTCGCGCCCGCGGCCACGAGCAGGTTGGCGACGAGCTTTGCGGTGATCGGCACGCGCGGCTGATCCTTTCGATCCTGCCGGGCGTAGCCGTAAAACGGAATCACCGCCGTGATGCGCTGAGCCGACGCCCGTCTCGCGGCATCGATCATGATCAGCAGCTCCATCAAGTGATGATTCGTTGGCGGGCAGGTCGACTGGATGATGAACACGTCGCCGCCGCGGATGTTTTCGTTGATCTTAACAAACGACTCCCCGTCGGGAAAGCTCGTGACCGTCGCCTCTCCCAGCGGCTGCCCAATGCTTTGGCAGATCTGCTCAGCGAGAGATCGGTTGGAATTGCCGGCAAAAATCTTCAGCCGCGAGGCGCTCATTGCGCGGCATCTTGTCCGACCGGAGATGAGGAGGAAGACTTTTTTAAACCGACCTCGACCGCATCCATGCGCTTGAACAACTCGGGCAGGCGGGCGTGCAGCACTTCGAGCCGCCGCTCCAAAACATACGGCCGCGCCGGCGTGCCGTTGACGAAACTTCCCGGAGCCGTGTCCGTGCTGAGCCCCGTCTGCCCTCCCACCTTCGTGCCTTTGCCGAGCGTGATATGGCCACCCACGCCCGCCTGCCCCCCTAGCACGACGTAGTCCTCAATCGTCGTGCTGCCGGAGATCCCCACCTGCGCGCACAGGATGCAGTGTTTGCCGATGATCACCCCGTGAGCGACCTGCACGAGGTTATCGACCTTCGTCCCCTCGCCTACGATCGTGCTGCCGATGCGCGCCCGATCGATCGTGCTGTTGGCTCCGATCTCGACGTCGTCGCCGAGCACCACGTTGCCGATCTGCGGCACCTTCTCGTGCCGGCCCTGCACAAATTCGTAGCCAAAACCATCCGATCCGATCACCACGCCGGGCTGGAGACGCACGCGATCGCCGATTTGGCATTCCGCGGTGACCACGACACCCGGCATCAGCCAACACTGAGCGCCGATCTTGGCTCCTCGACCAATGTGAACGCCTGACTGCACCTGCGTCCCCGCACCAATTTTGGCGTCAGCCTCCACCACGCACAGCGGTCCGATCGTCGCCGTTTCATCCACTTGCGCGGTCTCCGCGACAAACGCCGAGGGATGCACGCCTGAGGGTGGTTTTGGCCACAAGAGTTGCTCGATCCGTGCGCAAATCCGCGAGAGCGCGAGCGATGGGTTTTCCACCAGCAACAGACTCTGCTCACCTTTCGGATCGCCGGCATAATCGGCCGGGACCAGCAAAATGGACGCCTGCGAGGCCGCCGCGTCCGCCTTGTATTTCGCGCTCCCAAGAAACGAAAGGTCACCTGACCGGGCTGATTTCAACGAGGCAATCCCCCGAATCGTCGCCGTCGTGGCACCGCGGGTGGCGCTCGGCTTCACGATGGCCATAATTTCCTCGGGGCTGAAAGATACGAGCATGCCGTTAGCGTGAAAAGATCCGGCGTCGCGGTGCAACCTCACAAAAAAGCCCCGCTGGGTAAGAGCGGGGCTGAACGATTAAAATCAGGGAAAAAGGATTAGTTCTTTTTCGGCGTGACACCGGGGACCGTGATCTGCGGGCCGTCAGAAGACGGCGCGGACGCCGCCGGAGGCGTGCTGGCCGCGGGCGCGGAGCCGGCAGCAGGTGCGCCGCTCGCGGCGGGGGCAGACGCCGGGCGGTCCTTGTTGATCTCCTTCATCACGTCATCCGTGATCTCATAAGCGCTGTCGGCGTAGAGCACGGTGGGCACGCCGATCAGCGTCGGACCGGCCTTGTCGATCAACAAAGTGGCGCCGCGACGCTTCGCGACGTCGGTCGCGATCTTGCCGATTTCTTCGAGAATCACATTGCGGAAAGTCTGGAGGCGCTGTTGCAGCGAGCGCTGAATGTTGGCCTTGAAGCTGCCAACTTCGTTTTGCTTCTTCTGGATTTCCTCGAGCTTCTGTTGGGCTTCGCTTTGCGCCTTGCTCTTGGCTTCAGCCGTGGCGGTGGGATTGTTCGATTGGTCGACCAGCTCCTTATATTCGCTGACGAGCGCGTTGCCCTCTTTGTTCAAGCGATCGAGCTCTTCCTGGGCCTTCTGTTCGTCGGCGCGGAGCTTCGCGTTTTGCTCCTCGGTTTTGTAGTGGCTGTCGTAAAGCTTGGCCATATCGACCACCGCGATCTTGAGCGCGGGTTGAGCACGCCCAACGCCGGCGGTTAACGCCAGAACGCCGAGCGCAATGAGAACGTGGAGGTATTTTTTCATAGGAAGAAGTAAAAGAGAACGTGGCAGACAAGCGAACTTAGAACCGGGTGCCAAAAGAAAAGTTAAACTGGTTTCCTTTTTTGGCGGCCTTGTCGCCCGTGAGCGGAATGCCCAAATCGAGGCTCAAAGGCGCTCCCGCCACAAACAGGCGGATGCCAAAACCGAAATTGTCGTGGTAGTCGGAGGGGTTGAAATCGTAGGCCCCTTTGTTCACGAAGCCGGCGTCGTAAAACACGGCGAAGCGGATCGGGCTGACGATATCCATGGAGTATTCAGCGCTGAACATCCCGTAAGACTTGCCACCGATGGGCTCGCCCACTCGGTCGCGCGGACTCACATCGTAATACTCGAAGCCGCGCAAAGTCGTCGGGCCACCGAGATAGAATCGATTGTAATAAGGCACGTCCGTGCTGCGCCCATAGTTCTGGATGACGCCCGCACGAGCCAGGAGACTCAACACCTGGGTTTGCGTTTCGAAGATCGGGAAGAACTGCGCTCCGCGGAATTCCAAGCGATAGTAGTCTTCGCTGCCTCCCAAAACGCCGCCCGCAACATCAGCATCAAACTCCACGCGGTTGCCCATCGTGGTGTTGATGATCTTGTCCCGCGTATCACGCAGAAGCTGCAAACCGACTCGGGAGATATAATGTTTTCCCGCGTAGTCGCTGATGTAAACCGAGGCATCAGGCGAGACGTTGGTGATGTCGATGAAGCCAAAACTGTAAGAGACGCGGCCTTCGACCAGTTCGAAGAGGCGCTTGCGCAGATAAACTTCGGCGTTGGTTTGGACCTGCGTGTAATAGCTGCTGTTGTAATCGGATGACTGACGCGAGAGGTTGAAGCCAAGCGCGAGTTCGCGTTGCAGGAACCACGGCTCCTCAAAGGAGAGCGTGGCTTCACTGGACAGCGAGCCGAGTTGCAAACGCAGCCGGAACTTCTGGCCATCGCCCTGAAAGAGCGAGCGACGGTTGAATAAGTCGAAATTGGATTGGGAAACTTCCGCGAAAACGGTCGCGCGTTCCAGCGAGCTGAAACCGGCGCCGAACGTCAAATTGCCGGTGCGCCCTTCCTTGACCGCGACACGGAGGTTGCGGCGTCCAGGGATGTTCGTGTCCTGCGGCGAAAGATTCACATCGTCGAAAAACCGCGTGTTCTCGAGACGCAGCTTGCTGATTTTCATCCGCACGCTGTTGAACACATCGCCCGGTCCGAGCGTAAGTTCGCGCAGGATCACGGTGCTTTTGGACTTGGTGTTCCCCTCGATGACGATCGACTCGACGTGGAATTTGTCGCTCTCGTTCACATCGTATTGGATATCGATGTTACCGGTCGCGATGTTCGGCTTGCGCGACAAGCGCACGCGGGTGTCGAGATAGCCGTCGCGGCCGTAAAAATCCTCGAGCCGCTCCACATCCTTATCGAGTTTTGACGGCGCGAAAATCGCGCCGCTCTTTTGGCGCACCACGCGGCCGAGCAATTGCGAGGAATAGAGTTTGTTTCCGCTGAACGTAATTGCGCCCACGCGGTAGCGGCGGCCTTCCACCACGCGGATCGTGATCAACAGTTTCGAAGGCGTTGGGTAGTCGTAGGAGATCTTGTCAGGCGCGATCTCGACGTCGAGATACCCTTGTTCGCGGTAGAAATCGCGCAGCTTGTCGAGGTCGTCTTCGAACTGCTCGTCCTTGAAACGCCCGGATCCCGTCAACCAAGAGAACATCCACCATTTCTTCGTCTCCATCTCTTTGCGCAACCGGCGGTCCTTGACGTTGGCATTGCCGACGAAACGCACCGCGGCGATCTTCACCTTGGCGCCTTCCTTGATCTTGAAAATAATTGTGCCGAAGCCAGTGCTCCGATCGCGGTCGATCGCGTAATTGACCGACACTTGGTTGTAACCGCTCTTCTGATAATATTCGCGCAACTTTTCGACGTCCTCTTTGACCTGGCGCTCATCGAGCGAGGTATTTGGCTTGGACTTCACTTCCTTTTCCAAGCGCTTCGATTTCACCGCTTTATTGCCTTCAAAGCGCACCGCCAGCACGCGAAACTTGGGGGTGATCTCCACCACGAGGTTCACAGTGTGATCCGGGAGGACCTCGCGTTTGACTTCGATGAACTCAAACAAACCGGTCTTATAGAGCGAACGAATGTCGCGATCGATCATCGCCTCGTCGAGTTCGCCGCCCTCATGGACTTGCATGTTGGCGCGCACAACCTGCTCGCTGACAATCGCGTTGCCGATGAATTTGACCGCGATCTTGCCGACGCGATAGACCGGCGCTTCCGGAGCGCGCTGGGCATAGCCGGTCGTCAAACCGGCTAATAATAAGAGACCAAACGCAAAGAAAGCGCCGATGGCCCGGCGATGCGGGCTACTGAGTGAAGTTTTCAAAGCGGGTGATGTCTCTTAGGAACGTAAGCTTCAATTCTCCTACCGGTCCGTTTCGCTGCTTGGCAACGATTAACTCCGCCGAGTCCGCGGCGGTTTGGAATTTCTCGTCTGCATCTTTGGGTCGGGCAAGCATCAGGACAACGTCGGCGTCTTGCTCGATCGAGCCGGACTCGCGCAAGTCGGAAAGCCGAGGCGTGCGGTTGTCCTTCTCGGACGAGCGGTTGAGCTGGGATAATACAAGCACGGGGACGTCGAGTTCCTTCGCCAACGCCTTCAATCCACGGGAAGCTTCCGCCACTTGCTGCTCCCGCGGCACGCTGGAGTCGATCGGACTCATCAGTTGCAAGTAATCGACGATAATAAATCCAAGTTTGCGCCGGGCGTGCACGCGACGCGCCTTGGCCCGCAGCTGCATGATCGACATGCTGCTTGAATCGTCGATGTAGATCGGCGCCTTGGACAATTCGTCCGCCGCCTTCAAAAGCTCCTGTTGCTCGGTCCCGTTCTTCGACAGCAGCCCCTCGCGCAGAAGCTTCATGTTGATGCGCGCGCGTGAGCACAACATACGCAACGCCAGTTGCGCGGCGCTCATTTCCAACGAGAAGATCAGAGTCGCCGCAGATTCGCCCTTCTTCGGCAGGGCCGCATAATCCGCGATATTCAGCGCGAAACTCGTCTTACCCATCGATGGTCGGGCCGCGAGGATGATCATTTCCTGCCGCTGAAACCCAAAGGTCATTTTATCGAGGTCATGAAACCCCGACGGCACTCCCGTGAGCTCTCCTTTCTTCATCATCATTTTCGTGATGATGTTCATCGCCTCGCGCGCCGGCTCCTTCATCGGCTTCGCCGAGTCCGAGACGCGATTCTGCGTCACGGCGAACATATCCTTCTCCACCTGATCGATGAACTCGTCGACGCTGCCGGTCAGCCCAAACGAGCGCTCCACAATATCGCCGGCGGCGTGAATGACCTCGCGGAGCACATGCAGATCGCGCACTCTTTCGATAAAGTAAGGCGCCTGCGCCGTCGTCGGGATGCGCGAGCTGACTTGGCTCATATACGCATAGCCGCCGACCGCCGCGAGTTTCCCCTCGGCCTTCAACTCCTCCGCCACGACGGCGATCTCCATCGGCAGACTCCGATGGTAAAGGTCCGTCAGCTTTTCGAATATCAGCTGGTTGGCCGGCGCGAAAAACGCCTTCGGCGTGAGTTTGTCCTCGAGGCAACGCGCCACCGTATCGGTGCCGTCGATGAAACAGCAGGAAAGCAAATACTCCTCCGCCTCCAGGCTGTGCGGCAATTCCCGGCCGAACATCGCCGGCGCCGCACGTTCCGTGCGCGGACTGCGCGCCGGAACAGAAGCAGAATCAGAATCAGCCATGAGATGCTTATCGGAAGATGAATCGACTCGCCGCGCCAATCAAAAAGCCGCGCCCGGTCGGGGCGCGGCTCTCAAAAACAGCCGGTGAAAAACGCTTATTTCTGCTCCTCGACCGGTGCCACTTCGACCGGATTCTCGGAGACGACGTCGAAAGCCAACTCAACGCTCACTTCCTGGTGCAGACGCACCTTCACCTCGTGCTTGCCGATCGTCTTTACCGGCGTGTGCAGATGGATGCGTTTCTTGTCGATGGTCACCCCGCCCGCGACGAGTTTCTCGTGCACGTCGTTCGCGGTGATCGCCCCGAACATCTTGCCGCCCTCGCCCGTCTTCACGACGAAAACGATGCTCATTTTCTCGAGCTTGTGAGCGAGTTCCTGCGCGCCGTTCAGCTCTTGCGCCTCACGCTCGCCGCGGCGTTTTTTTAACGCCTCGATCTGCTTGCGATTCGCATTCGTGACCGGCACCGCAATGTGGCGGGGCAGCAGGAAATTGCGGGCATAGCCCGCGCGGACTTTGACTTGATCGCCTTCGCCGCCGAGACCTTCGACGGGTTGGACAAGGAGGACTTCACTGTAGGCCATGGGACTGAGTAGTTAAAAGGTTGATGGTAAATACGAACTCGGCCGGTTCAGAACGGCACATCTTCATCTAAGTTTTCGGGAGGCGCCGCGGGGCGCGGTGAAGCAGCCCGTGGTGCCGGCGAATGCTGCTCGGGCGTCTTTTCGCCTTCCTCGCCGGCGGCACCACCTGAAGCACCGTCGCGCCGGCCTTCACCGAGAAACTGAAAGTTTTCGAGCACGACCTTGAGACGGCTGCGTTTCTGGCCTGAGGTTTTGTCCTCCCATTGGTCGAAGCGCAGACGCCCTTCAACAAACAACGGCCGGCCCTTCGAGCAATACTTCGAAATCGTCTCGCCCTGACGGCCCCAAGCTTCGATATCGACAAACGTCGTTTCATCGCGCGCGGCGCCGGACTCGTCCTTGAACTGACGGTTGATCGCGAGTCCAAACTGGCAAATAGCGGTTCCCTTCGGAGTGACCCGCAACTCCGGGTCGCGCGTCAGGTTGCCGATCAGCATAACCTTGTTGTAATTTGCCATGGCCGTAGCGGACCGCAGGTCCTTAAGCGGACTGCACGAACGTCCGGTAAACGCTATTATTGAGGTGCAGACGATCTTTGAGCTGCGCCGGCCCTTCCGGAGGCGCGCTGAAAGTGACCTGCACATACGTGCCGCCGTTGAATTTGCGGTCGGTGACGCGCGTGAAGTCGCGTTTGCCGAGGTTTTCCACGGCGGAAACCTCACCGTTGACGGCAGTGATTTCTTTTTTCACGCCCTCGACGATTTGGTCGATGGAGTCCTCTTGACCGC harbors:
- the pyrE gene encoding orotate phosphoribosyltransferase, with protein sequence MDSLQQEVLDIFTRTRALLRGHFVLRSGLHSGHFFQCAQVCQHMDAVERLTELLVGKLAGLEFSTVLAPAMGGLVLGQEVARQTRRRYIFAEKENNVLVLRRGFTFAPGERVLIVEDVVTRGGRVLECLDIVRRMGAVPAGVAMLVDRSGGALRLDVPAVSLLELSFPTYPADALPPELAGIPVEKPGS
- a CDS encoding Do family serine endopeptidase — encoded protein: MLRPLIFALSALLVPATGIGAAGAASPGVSHPMPALKIDRSPVGEGQSALVTSYADIVEPVQRAVVSVYSTKIVREEVPMAPILRQFFGGAVPERESKQEGLGSGVIVSAGGYILTNNHVVADADELKVLLPDGREFIAKVIGTDPKTDIAVIKIDVADLPFVTLADSDKLRVGDIVFAVGNPLDVGQTVTMGIISAKGRTKLGLLQDVAGYESFIQTDAAINPGNSGGALIDAKGRLIGINSAIFSNTHTNIGIGFAIPVNLAASIMTSLIETGKVTRGNLGVTTELVGPENAEAFKLPKDVRGLAVTDLAPGGPAQKAGVKRADVIVGINDRKVTSVEEMRLYVAQLRPGAPVQIKVMRDGVEHVLNATVGILDDQPDELLAGVKVAAVSDDVRRSLGLNPRIGGVLITNIAPDSDYRDRLVEGVVIVEINRTAINDPASARAALRPGRNLFLVYFRGVFRYVTVAVK
- a CDS encoding ribose-phosphate diphosphokinase, which translates into the protein MSASRLKIFAGNSNRSLAEQICQSIGQPLGEATVTSFPDGESFVKINENIRGGDVFIIQSTCPPTNHHLMELLIMIDAARRASAQRITAVIPFYGYARQDRKDQPRVPITAKLVANLLVAAGATRILTMDLHSQQIQGFFDIPVDHLYASPVFFEYLKSVRRENLVVCSPDVGGMKMAAAYADVLGAGLGMVAKKRKSATTVEAINVVGEVDGCDVLLVDDITETAGTLTAAARILREHGARSVRAAVSHCILNEVAIERLKAGLIDELITTDSTPIDTKGLPITVLSIARLLGEAICRINRDESVTSLFQIKGF
- the lpxD gene encoding UDP-3-O-(3-hydroxymyristoyl)glucosamine N-acyltransferase, with product MLVSFSPEEIMAIVKPSATRGATTATIRGIASLKSARSGDLSFLGSAKYKADAAASQASILLVPADYAGDPKGEQSLLLVENPSLALSRICARIEQLLWPKPPSGVHPSAFVAETAQVDETATIGPLCVVEADAKIGAGTQVQSGVHIGRGAKIGAQCWLMPGVVVTAECQIGDRVRLQPGVVIGSDGFGYEFVQGRHEKVPQIGNVVLGDDVEIGANSTIDRARIGSTIVGEGTKVDNLVQVAHGVIIGKHCILCAQVGISGSTTIEDYVVLGGQAGVGGHITLGKGTKVGGQTGLSTDTAPGSFVNGTPARPYVLERRLEVLHARLPELFKRMDAVEVGLKKSSSSSPVGQDAAQ
- a CDS encoding OmpH family outer membrane protein, whose product is MKKYLHVLIALGVLALTAGVGRAQPALKIAVVDMAKLYDSHYKTEEQNAKLRADEQKAQEELDRLNKEGNALVSEYKELVDQSNNPTATAEAKSKAQSEAQQKLEEIQKKQNEVGSFKANIQRSLQQRLQTFRNVILEEIGKIATDVAKRRGATLLIDKAGPTLIGVPTVLYADSAYEITDDVMKEINKDRPASAPAASGAPAAGSAPAASTPPAASAPSSDGPQITVPGVTPKKN
- the bamA gene encoding outer membrane protein assembly factor BamA, with product MTTGYAQRAPEAPVYRVGKIAVKFIGNAIVSEQVVRANMQVHEGGELDEAMIDRDIRSLYKTGLFEFIEVKREVLPDHTVNLVVEITPKFRVLAVRFEGNKAVKSKRLEKEVKSKPNTSLDERQVKEDVEKLREYYQKSGYNQVSVNYAIDRDRSTGFGTIIFKIKEGAKVKIAAVRFVGNANVKDRRLRKEMETKKWWMFSWLTGSGRFKDEQFEDDLDKLRDFYREQGYLDVEIAPDKISYDYPTPSKLLITIRVVEGRRYRVGAITFSGNKLYSSQLLGRVVRQKSGAIFAPSKLDKDVERLEDFYGRDGYLDTRVRLSRKPNIATGNIDIQYDVNESDKFHVESIVIEGNTKSKSTVILRELTLGPGDVFNSVRMKISKLRLENTRFFDDVNLSPQDTNIPGRRNLRVAVKEGRTGNLTFGAGFSSLERATVFAEVSQSNFDLFNRRSLFQGDGQKFRLRLQLGSLSSEATLSFEEPWFLQRELALGFNLSRQSSDYNSSYYTQVQTNAEVYLRKRLFELVEGRVSYSFGFIDITNVSPDASVYISDYAGKHYISRVGLQLLRDTRDKIINTTMGNRVEFDADVAGGVLGGSEDYYRLEFRGAQFFPIFETQTQVLSLLARAGVIQNYGRSTDVPYYNRFYLGGPTTLRGFEYYDVSPRDRVGEPIGGKSYGMFSAEYSMDIVSPIRFAVFYDAGFVNKGAYDFNPSDYHDNFGFGIRLFVAGAPLSLDLGIPLTGDKAAKKGNQFNFSFGTRF
- the dnaB gene encoding replicative DNA helicase; this encodes MADSDSASVPARSPRTERAAPAMFGRELPHSLEAEEYLLSCCFIDGTDTVARCLEDKLTPKAFFAPANQLIFEKLTDLYHRSLPMEIAVVAEELKAEGKLAAVGGYAYMSQVSSRIPTTAQAPYFIERVRDLHVLREVIHAAGDIVERSFGLTGSVDEFIDQVEKDMFAVTQNRVSDSAKPMKEPAREAMNIITKMMMKKGELTGVPSGFHDLDKMTFGFQRQEMIILAARPSMGKTSFALNIADYAALPKKGESAATLIFSLEMSAAQLALRMLCSRARINMKLLREGLLSKNGTEQQELLKAADELSKAPIYIDDSSSMSIMQLRAKARRVHARRKLGFIIVDYLQLMSPIDSSVPREQQVAEASRGLKALAKELDVPVLVLSQLNRSSEKDNRTPRLSDLRESGSIEQDADVVLMLARPKDADEKFQTAADSAELIVAKQRNGPVGELKLTFLRDITRFENFTQ
- the rplI gene encoding 50S ribosomal protein L9; its protein translation is MAYSEVLLVQPVEGLGGEGDQVKVRAGYARNFLLPRHIAVPVTNANRKQIEALKKRRGEREAQELNGAQELAHKLEKMSIVFVVKTGEGGKMFGAITANDVHEKLVAGGVTIDKKRIHLHTPVKTIGKHEVKVRLHQEVSVELAFDVVSENPVEVAPVEEQK
- a CDS encoding single-stranded DNA-binding protein, with protein sequence MANYNKVMLIGNLTRDPELRVTPKGTAICQFGLAINRQFKDESGAARDETTFVDIEAWGRQGETISKYCSKGRPLFVEGRLRFDQWEDKTSGQKRSRLKVVLENFQFLGEGRRDGASGGAAGEEGEKTPEQHSPAPRAASPRPAAPPENLDEDVPF
- a CDS encoding 30S ribosomal protein S6; its protein translation is MNPTKRNYRATFILDNRGQEDSIDQIVEGVKKEITAVNGEVSAVENLGKRDFTRVTDRKFNGGTYVQVTFSAPPEGPAQLKDRLHLNNSVYRTFVQSA